One Vicia villosa cultivar HV-30 ecotype Madison, WI linkage group LG5, Vvil1.0, whole genome shotgun sequence genomic window, TCATAGGAATCTAAGTACACAATTATATGCTATCTTATAGCATAAACTAGTGAAAGACAGGATAATATCAAGAAAATCTGGCAAGAGAAGTACAACACTTGCCTCGCCTTTCTTCAATGGAAAGTCTGCGGTTGTCCAACATAACAGGAGGAGAAGCCTGAAATATTACATACAATTCTTCGGATGAAACACTTCTTCACGCATTAGAAAATAATCAAAATATAGTTAAGATattgaaatttttaataaataaatacaagGAATGTCTCACTTGATACATTTCAATCCCATAAAGATTTATAAAACCCAGACAAAATTAGAAAATAAACCTTGTGGATAATAAGAATTGATAGAAATACTGCATACCTCTAGGGCACTTTGCAATGAAGCAGCGGATTCAAATTCCACAAAACCAAAACAGGATCCCTGTTGCTAAAGAAAAGGAAATTACATCACTAACTGTAGTCAATGTGCATTCAGTAAAACAGGTGTTGGAAATGCTTAAAAGAAGCGCACCTTGTTACTTCTAACTTGAATACCATCACGTTTAATGGAACCGAATTTCTTGAAAACCCGATCCAATTGCTCTACTGTTGCATTCATAGGCAAATTCGCAACAAATATTGCATGAGCCTTACCTGAGGAAACAAACTACAGAAGTTATGACAGAACATTGCGTTTGATTGAGAATCTTTATACTGAGTTATAAAGTATATAAATAATTAACCATAAAAACGTAGAATTGGTAAATTAAAATTACCTGAATTCTCATTATTCCTTTCCAGTGGAATGTCAGTGTTAGGCGGGGCTTGTACTTCAGGAGCAGGCACGGTGCTGTGTACACGGGGTGGTTGCACAGCGGGTTTTGCAGGGGAAGCCCTCAAATGGAAAGGAGCAGAATTATCTTTCAAGGCATTCACCTGGAACAAATTATTGCAAAAAAATTATTGTCGGATACTTAAAAATAAAGACGcgagtaaataaataaatgaataaaactcACAATGGATGCAAAAGACTTTTTAGGAGTATCCTCTTGTGCACTAGAAGCAACTTTCTCAGTGACTGGGGGTAATTCTTGATGGATTGGCTCTTTAACATGATTAACAGGAATCACAGTTTCAACAACTGGTAATTTTCCATTCTCCACTGGAAGGGTCACTTCTTTGCTGATGATAGTCTCAGTATCAGCAATAACAGGTTGACTGGGTGGAATTTCTTCAGGAACATGGACAGGCTCTATAGTGAACAATCAAGAGCAAAATTTAAAACCCAAACTTCCAACggtaaaaaatactattatatgAGGAATAAAAGAAGACAACAAAATTGAATTACTTCAGATGAGATTTACCTGGCTCTGGAGTAAAAGCTTCTGATGGAGCACTTTCATCAACATCATTTGCTGGTACAGACTCAATATCAATTGACTTATACTCATCAACATATCTAaaaacatcattcaaaacataGAAGCCCTTGTCCTGTGGAGCTAGGAAAAATGATTGAGCAAACTTGCGCTTAACATTGTCAGTTCCAGTCAAGCAGCCGGTCACTACAACCATTACCCCATTATTAAACGAGGGTTGAGCATCAGCACTCAGAACCTCTACCCTAAAGCTTGTGTAATCGAGAGATTGTATCTTTTTATCAATTTCCTGCatcaagataaataaattaaagtcAGACAATGTTAAACCATCTGTCACAATAACCATAGTCTTAATAAAAAaagcattaaaaaaataaaacacgagAATAAGATCACCAAACATGATCTTGAACAGTAAAAAGAGGATTGAAATATTGCATTATTACAATGTGGCGCCATATTGGACGCTTTGTGGCGCCATAATAGCGGATTATGCCGGAAAAATCCGCAATATCGGCCAATATTTACCATTGCGGCGAGCCACAAGACCGACATGTATATCCTCCATAACACCGCAATTGCAAATATTTGATAACACTAATTTATTATGAAATTCACAAATGTCGATCACAATGAatcataataaattttaatatcttTTGCTTCACATAGAAGCAGACATTTCTCAACAGACAATCAAGATAATAATAGTCAATAAAAAGAAGATTGAAATATTGACTTTATTACAGTGTGGTGTGGCACCAGCCATATTGGACGCTTTGTGGCACTGGTATAGCGGAATATGGCGGAAATACCCGCAATATCGGCCAATATTTACCATTGCGGCGAGCCCGAAAACTGCCATGTATATCCGCCATAACAACACAATTGCTGATATTTGATAACACTGATTTATTATGAAATTCACAAATGTCAATCACAATGAATCAcaataacttttaatattttttgctTTTCTCAACAGACAATCAAGATAATAATACACAATAAAAAGAGGATTGAAATCTTGCATTTATTACAGCGTGGCGCCATATTGGATACTTTGTGGCCGATCTAGCGGACTATGGTAGAAAAACCCATAATATCGGCTAATATTTATCATTGCGGCGAACCCAAAAACTGACATGTATATCCGCCATAACACCACAATCGCTGATATTTGATAACACGGATTTACTACGAAATTCACAAATGACAATCACAATGAatcataataaaatttaatacttTTTTCGGTTCACATAGAATCAAACATTTCTCAACAGAcaattaacataaaaaaatagGCGATTAATTCAAATCATAAGACATGATCATACATAAGATAGCTTCAAATCATAACCCAATTATTAGAATTTACCGCAGTGGTAGTGACAGATGTCATGGTACCATCTTCCTCAGGTCGACTCAAGACACTTGAATCATGGTAAAACCTGTGAACCTGATCCGGGTCACGGTGCAGAATAGAGTAATACTGCTCCACAAAAGCATTGCCAACCATCTGAGTGGTCGGGGTTGAGGCTACTTCAGAAACTGCCATCTCTACAAAACAAAAACCCAATCATGAGTTATTTCAAAATCGAATTAAACAACACacgacaaaaaaaaatcaatcatcattcatcatcaaatccaaCAATAAAACAAATGTCTTAATTTAAACCATTCAAACGATAGAAATCAAATACCGAAACCGTAACGTTAACGATTAAAACgagagaaattaaaaataaataacaaatcttagttttttaatttaaaaaaatactttaatTCAAAAGCCCTAAATCTCACATACAGATTAAAACGAAACCCTAATAAACTATCAGAAACAACAAAGAGTGAATAATTAAAACAACATATAGTGAAATAAAACATGTGAATTGAATCGTTGAATACGAAAGATCGAAGAATAATCGAAAACAGTGTAGAAGAGGTTACCTCCTTCTGGTGATGGAGAGATCAAGGAACGATTGGAGAGGAAGAAGAATGCGGCTGATGAGTGAGTAGAGAGAGTAGGATCTGTCGCGAGGTTTGTGCAAGGGTTAAATTATTGGTAAATATTTATACCcgaatttttcatttattttaattttcaagggtttttttatttttattttgaagtgaaaataaataacCCGGTTTAATGTTGTCTCTGGGACCAAGCCCAATGTGTTTGGTTGGTTGGTTCTTTCTTTCCCCGTGTTCTTGTTTATCTATCACTCCCTCTTTGTCCGGGTTATTTATGTTTCACATTATTGTTTTTTATGATTGAAATGTTTCACATTAGTAATGTCTTATGATTTGAAACACACCATTGATATGGGATTTTggattgtcattttattttagtttatttaacCTTAATTTTAAGGTGAGGTTTAAGATGAACCATTAAATAGGTTCgtttctatttaaaaaattagTTCCATGCAGAATCATTTGATAGTTATTATTGATTTCAttctaaaaaaacataattttaatttaaagaaatcataaatttcatatatttttgtttgaaatcattTTGTTATCTAAGAAGAACATCTAATGAAGGTTCAGTGAATTGGCGGGAATGACAGAAATAATTCATGACAAGAATGGTGGCTTGCGAGTAAAAAATTGGAGGAAGAGGCAAGGGAtggtgaaaaaaagaaaaaaatgtgtgaTTTTGTGTCTAAAGCGTATAATGGAGTTCCTGAGCTTGATTAATATAGTAGTTCTTATTTATTGTCCGTAGTGGTTCATCCATGAGAAATCTGGTCTAGAAGTTATTTAAtttaacattaatttttttaacgCCTAACTTTTCTATTTGATTGGTTTGACAGTTGATGTTTTTCAATATTTAAAAAACcaacgcatatatatatatatatagcttgcaATTCTTTCCTTTACTCGCTTCTTTCCAAACCCTAAATCATTTTCGTGCTTTACTCGCCTTCTCCTTCCATTTTTTTCAGTTCCTCTTCCATAATCCATAATTTGTCTTCTTCGTTCCGTTAATCTCTTTTATGTTCATCTTAACCTCTCAATTGTGCTTTCACTCAATAACCCTAAACTTTTCCATTGTGTTTTGCGTTCAATAATCCTAGACATTTCCACTGTATTTTGCTTCCTAAATCCTCTTTATGTGTCCCCTTAACTCTACCAAAACAAGGAGAACATAGGAAGAACAACAGTGAAGGCTTTTATTTGTGGAATCTTTCAGGTTTTTCCTAAACATACTACCAAAATAAGCTTTGGAGGTAAATTTCCCCCTTCCCTTCACTATATTTCAAATTTGTGTATTGATTTAAATGTTAGACATTTTATGCTTTCAATCTAAGATAAAATTGTGATTGAACAGTTTGAATAATAGAACGGTGCATGCGATGTTGTCTTTATGGATAGAATTGTTTGGTTCAGTTTAGGGTTTAAAATATTGATTTAATTGTTGATTGTTTGATTAAGAATTTATTAGGGTGATATTATTAACCTAATTATTACTTAGATAATTATGTTTCAATTAAATTACGAAACacaattattttgaatttattttattcttgtttcAATTTGTAAATGTTTAATGGATTTAGTGATTTGAATTTATGATTTTAGtgagttatttatttatatttaaataattattctatTTGTAATGCGGGCAACAAATTTATTACATGATTTTACACATTTTTCTCTCTTCTAGTATGTTTGTTTTTCCTAATTATGTCCTTACGGGTCATGAgtttacaataataataataatgatatttttctcaaaatgttgttgtttttgtcaTGGATTTATTCTACAGACACCTTAATTGATAACATGAAGAAAGTCTTATTGACAGATATGCATCTTAGTTAATGTGTGTCATTCATTTGTAGACAGATAAAAAATAGATTTGTTATAatcaaattagtaaatattattcgattagatttgttttgtttggtgttttttagaCAAACATGCTTAGTACAGGGAACTAGAGTCCTTAACCTTAGTTTGTATGTAAAATCAAATGTATTATGGCCTAAGACTTGTGAAAGATTATTACTCCACTGGTTTTTAAGAATTACAAAATAGTCAAGTATGTATGTAATATAATTAATTACGTATGAATGAATGTAATGTAGTTATCAAGTACTTAACATTGATAGTAATGTTGTCTCATATGTCAATGTTTTTTAACAAGATCTCAATGATTGTCACTTTTCTCATCATAAATTGGAGTTAACATCTGGTGACTCCTATATTTATATGTATTATAACATCCATGTTTGACATTATATGAATATCAAATTTAATGTCATTTGTTGTCATTTATTTGGGGTTTAAGTTGGATAATTGTTATGTGTGCGATTttggaaattgaatttgaaaatagaTGAATTAGGTGCTTGGTTATGGAAATAAGATATTGTAATTTTAGGAGACTATAATTCAAGATCTAGATGCTTCTGATTTTGAGTCCCTCTTAATATTGATGTTAAAAATGATAATACAAACTCATAAAgacatgtttgaattttttttgactaaaaagatattcattcattcaaattgaaaaatacatcGATCATTACAAATTTAAGAACGCTAAAAACTAAAAAAGGTGAATCAACAAACAATCTTGCAGCACCTAGGTTAATAGCATACAACGGCAACATGAAAGTGcctacaaatatgacaaaataaaagtcaccagaatattcatacttctggatctgcAACATTGACGCCCAAGTCTTCCTCAGATCTGCAATGATTTGAAGTGAATGTGTCAATTATGAACCCACAAATACTGTATtaagacgggaaaaccaacaaacaccgtactaaggCGGGAAAACCAAAAAACACCACACGTGATAatgaaaacttaaaaacacacaaaagaagaagcaactctatatggataaccacttatttaaataaaaagagaaagaaaaagggtGTTGAGGGGTGATATTTAGCCAAAAATGGCCAAAAACCACCCCCTACAATGGAAGAATGAAAAGATAGAAAAAGAGAACTGAGAGGATcacatgtttgaatttttttaaattgaatataaCATTGAGGCAGAAAAACCTTAGGTTAATGGTTCGGTTTCTTTGGATTCTTCAAACTAAGACAAAAATGTAATTGAAGAATTCAAATAAATGAATTGTGTATGTGATGTTGGTTCAATCGATTGAATTTTTTGGTTCAGTTTGGGGTTTGCCAAAGCTCATTGTTTTAACTATATATTACTTCTCGTGCTAAactattttgttaaaattattgcAAAGTGAAATCATATTTTTCATTATCTTGTCTTATTCCTCAATTTTAACAACATGTCATATACAATTTGTTTTTGTCTTCTCACGACTTCTAAGCTTTATTTGTTTTATCATTTGAAATCTGTTTCTCCTTgcgtaacagacacccttacctATTCCTCTGGGTCGTAAGACCTTTGTTTGTTTTTCCTTATAGGTTTTAGttgatgttttcctttcccattttgtgggataaataaacaatcgatggcgacttcattgatttcaTCTGATGATTTCGATCCAGTTGTTTCACCCTACAATAACCTTAAAGTCTCTAGCAGCTCTTAATCACTAGAGGATTGTCACGCATTTGTAATTTTAGCCAGTACAATTGAAGCTCATTGTGTGGCATGATAAACTAACATGGGCCACACTCATTGTTGCTTGCATCATCTTCTCACGAAAATGTTCGAGCAAATTTCCAAGAAGATCGTCAACACTATCACTGGAGGTTTCGCTAGAAGGAATCTAGCTCTTCCCGAAGGAAGTACGCCTAACATGTGTTAACACTAAATATCACATATGTTAAAGCTCTTAAAATATTGGGCAGGGGCCGATAACCCAAAATCACTTTTTTAAGAGAATATACAATCGGTGTGCTCCATCATAATAATGATCCCATGGCCATCACAATCCAGTATGCCATTTGGAATGTGAAGCGAGTGTTAATTGATCCTGACATCTCAACAGACATCTTGTTCGGAAGTGCCTTCTAGGGGCTCCATCTTGATCCCAATAGTATTTAAGCTTTCAAAGGACCCCTAATCGGTCTTATAGGCGAGCAAGTGCAGGTCAGGGGCCATATCACCCTCAAAATAATATTCGGCTCAAGGAAGAGTGTCATAACTATCAAATTGAAGTACCTTGTAGTAGACGCCACATCTTCTTACAATATCATCTTGGAAGGCTCACCCTTAACCTATTGGTGCGATCAAAGGGAATCAATTGATCACCCAAGAGTGTTACCAGAGTAGGCTTGAAAGTAATGAGGGAACCCATTACCCTAGATGACATCCCTTGTCCAGAAATAGATGACACTAATGTTGCAAGCTAGGAACCTAGATTGGGAGTATAAAGCGAAAAACTTACCCCAATAAAAGATTTAAACGGCATCTAGATTGGGTCTCTGACCCATTAAGTCCCTTAGTTGGGAACCTCATTGCCCGAGTGTAAAGAAGATGATTTGATTGCCTTACTCAAGAAGAACATCGACATGTCCGCTTAGGCACCCTCAGATATAGGGATGGCAACAGgtcgggtcgggtgcgggtttcacactacccaaacccgcacccgaaatcaccACCCGAAATTGAACCCAAACCCAAAGCCTATTCGGGTGACAAaacaacacccacgcccacacccgttgggttcgggttttttcacccaaacccgaacccgcaacaaaatacataaaatacattttttctacaattttcttacaattttccacaatattatatatatatatataaaatataataatatatatatatatatatatataaaatataatatataatataatatatatatataacatatatatatatataaaatataatatataatataatatatatatatataacatatatatatataatataatatataatatataatatataatatatatatatatatatatatatatatatatatatatatatatataagcgggtgtgatttcgggtgcgggtttcatactacccaaacccgcatccgaaatatcgggtggcacccgaacccgaactcaaacccagtcaactcggggtttcacccgttgacttgggttcgggtgcgggtggaaCCCGCGGGTTCGGGTCTGATTGCCATCCCTACTCAGATATGCATGACATTGATACTAGAGTAGTATGTAATCACCTCGCCAAATACCCCGCTGTCAAGTTGGTATCTCAACGGAAGTCCAAGGTTGTCAAGGAAAAGAGAACAACCATTGACGAGGAAGTTCAGAAGCTGACAAGCACTGGTTTCGTAATAGAGGTCAAATACCCTTTCATGGTTTGTTAATACGGTCTTTCTGAGGAAGGCGTCAAACAAGTGACGTTTGTGGGTTGATTTCATTGATATTAATATTTCATATCCCAAAGATCCATACGCTCTTCCTAACTGATTGACAGATTTTCTGGATACTAGATGTTAAGTTTCATGGATGCCTATTGAGAGCATCACCATATTAATATGGACCTCATAGATGCACCCAAGATGGAATTCATGTCCAACCATGTCAACCACTATTTCAACTTCATGCCTTTTAGGCTCAAGAACGCTAACGCCACCTATAAGAGGCTCGCAGATATGGTGTTTTCTAAAAAGATATGGCATAACTTGAATGTTTATATTGACGACATGATAATGAAGACGTCGGAATGGAAGAGTCGTGCAAAAAATTTAGAGGATATCCTAGGGACAGTCAGGAAACACAACATGCATCTAAATCCAGCAAAATGCTCTGAATATTGTGTCACGTTAAATCAATTTGTTACGTTACGAGATCTTAACTCACacctttatattttgtttttgtgtATAATAACTTAATTTGCATCCTTGCATTATGTCTACGATAAATCTTGTTGTGGTTAAATCGAGTTTACATGCTTTTTCataatcaaatgattttcaacaCAAATAAAACACTTGATCAACATGAAGcacattttgaaaatcaaactaAAA contains:
- the LOC131602496 gene encoding nuclear transport factor 2-like isoform X2, which codes for MAVSEVASTPTTQMVGNAFVEQYYSILHRDPDQVHRFYHDSSVLSRPEEDGTMTSVTTTAEIDKKIQSLDYTSFRVEVLSADAQPSFNNGVMVVVTGCLTGTDNVKRKFAQSFFLAPQDKGFYVLNDVFRYVDEYKSIDIESVPANDVDESAPSEAFTPEPEPVHVPEEIPPSQPVIADTETIISKEVTLPVENGKLPVVETVIPVNHVKEPIHQELPPVTEKVASSAQEDTPKKSFASIVNALKDNSAPFHLRASPAKPAVQPPRVHSTVPAPEVQAPPNTDIPLERNNENSGKAHAIFVANLPMNATVEQLDRVFKKFGSIKRDGIQVRSNKGSCFGFVEFESAASLQSALEASPPVMLDNRRLSIEERRGRSGYRNDRNDGFRGRGNFGGGRGGGGSFNGRNDFEKRGDFSGRPRGGNNNGRINGDAVPRSYQNGGGKAPRQQAPVKVQ
- the LOC131602496 gene encoding nuclear transport factor 2-like isoform X1; the protein is MAVSEVASTPTTQMVGNAFVEQYYSILHRDPDQVHRFYHDSSVLSRPEEDGTMTSVTTTAEIDKKIQSLDYTSFRVEVLSADAQPSFNNGVMVVVTGCLTGTDNVKRKFAQSFFLAPQDKGFYVLNDVFRYVDEYKSIDIESVPANDVDESAPSEAFTPEPEPVHVPEEIPPSQPVIADTETIISKEVTLPVENGKLPVVETVIPVNHVKEPIHQELPPVTEKVASSAQEDTPKKSFASIVNALKDNSAPFHLRASPAKPAVQPPRVHSTVPAPEVQAPPNTDIPLERNNENSGKAHAIFVANLPMNATVEQLDRVFKKFGSIKRDGIQVRSNKQQGSCFGFVEFESAASLQSALEASPPVMLDNRRLSIEERRGRSGYRNDRNDGFRGRGNFGGGRGGGGSFNGRNDFEKRGDFSGRPRGGNNNGRINGDAVPRSYQNGGGKAPRQQAPVKVQ